In the genome of Plasmodium vivax scf_7156 genomic scaffold, whole genome shotgun sequence, one region contains:
- a CDS encoding variable surface protein Vir35, putative (encoded by transcript PVX_109785A) gives MSKIKSNFINKILYIAYFFKISMFLLLIWIFAFFNNICYTIENVKSIHKLNGTYGIGVHRLLSITELEIGFEQNNIKEGISQNYESNELKNESEDTSIYRRLKKNSSNHMYSYRKNLKNTYAKKKGLEKLDCYFEKKIFNNIDKIHKLAENGNYDKKSFKNIILKKYGYKIIFFSLFSLLGLIVSILAWAEVKVLPSSLGVLGTIIPYLNESFFSIYCTIFILTIIYIFIKAVKYEKLKTGKGKMNRKEYICFCKEIFKIN, from the exons ATGTCTAAAATAAAGAGTAACttcattaataaaattttatatattgcatatttttttaagatttcaatgtttttgcttttaatatggatatttgcctttttcaataatata TGTTATACaattgaaaatgtgaagtCTATCCACAAGCTAAATGGTACATACGGAATAGGGGTGCATCGTTTATTGTCAATAACTGAATTGGAGATTGGATTTGAAcagaataatataaaagaaggTATATCTCAAAACTATGAAAgtaatgaattaaaaaatgaatctgAAGATACATCAATATAtagaagattaaaaaaaaatagttcaAATCATATGTATTCTTataggaaaaatttaaaaaatacttatgcaaaaaaaaaaggattagaaaaattagattgctatttcgaaaaaaaaatattcaacaatattgataaaatacataaacttgctgaaaatggaaattatgataaaaaatcatttaaaaatataatacttaaaaaatatggatataaaattatcttcttttctttattttctttgcttGGATTAATAGTTTCTATATTAGCATGGGCTGAAGTGAAGGTATTACCAAGCAGTCTAGGAGTGTTGGGAACTATAATACCTTATTTAAATGAATCATTTTTCTCAATATATTGtactatatttatattaactaTTATTTACATCTTCATTAAAGCagtaaaatatgaaaaattaaaaacgggaaaaggaaaaatgaatagaAAAGAATATATCTGCTTttgtaaagaaatttttaaaataaactAG